A single region of the ANME-2 cluster archaeon genome encodes:
- a CDS encoding PEF-CTERM sorting domain-containing protein encodes MRKLNRLILLLLVSLSTVAIVSADPLSVDVIPIDNQVLSGEMATYKVNLTNLGTTTETLTDLYASNGPGDFTYVFSDTSGAVLGGDTKQVDLSVTVPAGKPQGTYTFDVYADWQKPLGPFTISQTSNYLGVILDVEIPEFSTIALPIISVLGIMLLMSRRKERN; translated from the coding sequence ATGAGAAAATTGAATAGATTGATACTATTATTGTTAGTTTCGTTAAGTACAGTGGCTATTGTCAGTGCAGATCCGTTGTCTGTAGATGTGATTCCTATTGATAACCAAGTTCTGTCAGGAGAAATGGCAACATATAAGGTAAATTTAACAAATTTAGGAACAACCACTGAAACATTGACAGACCTATATGCATCTAATGGTCCAGGAGACTTCACATATGTTTTTTCAGATACTTCTGGAGCTGTTCTAGGAGGTGATACCAAACAAGTTGATTTATCGGTGACAGTTCCAGCAGGTAAACCCCAGGGGACATATACTTTTGATGTTTATGCCGATTGGCAAAAGCCTTTAGGACCATTTACTATTTCCCAAACGTCAAATTACTTAGGCGTAATTCTTGATGTTGAAATCCCAGAATTTTCCACAATAGCACTGCCCATAATTTCGGTGCTGGGAATAATGCTCCTGATGTCAAGGCGAAAGGAAAGAAACTAG